The region ttacaaacAAAGTAACCATATACTTGTATTTATtagctaattttattttattttggttaatatttGACACTTTTAATTATGGCAAAGTCACCAAAATTTTAGACAAATACGGAAAAATTGTTACAACATCTTTTCATCTTTAAATGAGTTATCAAGTTTAAACAACtctaaaattttcttttttatatagaTGATGAGAAGTTGAAGTgacaattattttcaatttaattttccagtctttattatatatatttgaatggCTCATTTGATAGCCGAAAAATCATATTAGATGATCGTTTTGTAATATCATCATTTGATTCTGATATGGGTCACTCATTGTGATTATGATGAGGAGTTGTTacttttttattgtaaataCTCTCACTTCATTTAATGAAGTTTAGcttataatgaaaaataaaacttgACATAGTATACTAACTAGTCCCTgatatttttccaaaaaaactAGTCCCTGATATTTTAAAGCattctttgattttatttctcttacattaaaaactatttttgttagtttttaataatttcacaATGAAAATCTAGAATAACATATATTGTAGAATAATTTAGCATAATAGAAAATATAGagtaattaatagaaaatagaCTGTAATTAATTAGGGATCATTCTAGATATTGGAAAATCTTAgtataaaatctaaaataaaaaaattttcctatcatatttaatttttacttttgctTAAACACATTGACATATCACATTAATTGATATTCAATATTTTACAATATATAAAAAGACATTTTTAtcagaatatatatatatatatatatatatatatatatatatatatatatatatatatatatatatatattagaggtggccatgggccgggtcagcccgtgaaccggcccggaaccggccTGGTCAAACCCGTCCGGAACCGGTCAAACCCGAAACCGGAgtaaaaccggcccggaaccgtacaAAGGGCGGTTCCGGACCGGTTCCAGATTTgttgaaccgcgaaccggtggttccgggtcggaaccggcggtttaagggtcgaacccgttaataaaaaataaatattatatatttaaaatacatattataactttatcatactataatatatttaattttacaataaaatatatgttatatttgttttagttaaatttttggttaatattttaatttttttcaaaaaaaatctttattttcttataatactATCTacgtgagttattttattgttaaattacaatttttagtaataaaattttaattgtttttctaaACCGTCCTAAACCGAAACCGAAACCGTCCGGTTCCGAACCGTCATGAAACCGTCGTTtaggcggttccgggccggttccactttttcttgaaccgtgacTCGGCGGTTCCGAACCGGAACCGCCGAGTCATAAACCGTGGTCAcctctaatatatatatatataaactattaaaaaatcaacattttatttaataGACAAACTATATTACTTCgtacaaaataaatctcaatCTTTCAAAAAGTTTTCAAATAAACCTTTCATCACAAAAAACTTTTAAATCGAAAAACGATAAATTAATCCCTATATTTATAACAATagactaaataattaaaattgttattagtttagttcaataaatttatttaaaataatagtaaatttacaactttattatttagaattttgaaaaaaatagattatattatattattttcatctaataaactttttcaaataaaataaaaattttagtattgtttttatcTTTCTGAAATACTAAGGGTTATAATTCATTcaaattttatcattatattttttttatttgagaaaactataaaattaaattcttaaataaGCTCCACCACTATGATATAAACTGTGTGCATTAATATTTACTAAAGGTTATTTTCATAATATCATTTATATAATCCATTTAATTAAAGTAAATGTAACACAAATTAGTCTATGAACATGTATATACTTATTGTCATATAAAAATTAGTCTATTCAATCACCACatctcttttcttttattttcattgcaatttttaaaaattgtcatataaaaaaattaatttttaaaaaacttcaaATCTATCATAGTTAGTTTTGGTGAATTCTAAATGAAAATTCGTAATagatttctattttttaaagatcgtgataaaattgaaaaatagtataaagatgataatttaatatgtaattaactcttacaatatataatatttgtCACGTCATGTTTGTATCCCAATCAGCAAGAATTCGCCGcattttaaaatgtaataatttaaaaaataataaatgatggtgtttttatatgataacttttaaaaattatagtaaaaataaaataaatataaaaacgataattaaatatgaaatttaaccttttcatataaaatattttttcaccGAACTTTTGCCAAATGAAATTAAGGAAATAACAACATCAACGCATAGTCACTGTCTAACTAACAGACATGACAGGGGGGTGCAGCTCATATATTGTTGTTTTGTCAatctgtaaataaaaaaagaaagggACAGAAAACTGATTTGATAGTCTATTTCGAAACAATTAatcctttttagtagtttataGATTAATCCAAATCGCACATGATATTAAGGCTGCTGTGTAATTATATAtactttataatattaaatcattATTTACAATTAGGAATTGGGTTAGTAAAAGGTTTAATCAGTAATAGCTGCATTTTTTGTTCCGCGTTATTACATACATTTCAAACTTCTTAGCTGTGTATTTCGCAACGTTGAAAACttggaaaaaaatttgaataggTCATTAGTTTTATGCTTGATGAAAAAACTAGTAACTTTAGAAAGTTGAATGATTAATTAATACtcgttttatgaaaattatgaAAGATTTCAAGTTTGATTATTCATataacaatatttatttattttgaaaagagtTTATGTTTATGATTTCTATAATATGCAAAACTGTGCTACTCAAAATTGTATAACTCATTACTAACCCGTTAAATTTACGCCAAATTGAAGTGTAGctgaaactattttttttgtctaCCAACAAGTACAGTTGTTTTgtcatatatataataatatttaaattttgacagTTTGATTCATCTTTTTTTAAACTTTGTTATATATATTCACGCGTATGTCAAAGTTTACTTGTGCGATATAACATGTCATATAagataaattttgtatatagATGTCACGGCTCGTTAACTCCAAACGAGTTGTAGGTATATCACGTCAGCTCCAAACGAACTTTAAATTTCGTGGTGTATTTGGCAAAATGAGATATACTTGTggataaataaatgaattttgtcttaaaaaaaaactatatgtaattaaattaaagtaattgTATATTCCAAAGGAAGAATCAAATATGAAGTAGTGAAACAATTCCTCAAACAATAATCTTACACTTACATGCCTAATTTAACTGTCAAAATATGCAAgtttcaccaaaaaaaaaaacacaaaaaatggaTATTTACAGTATAGGATtaatgtaaataaatttaatgtaattACAGTTTCACTAATAAATCTATGCTGCTTTGGCATTTGGGTGCAAAGGCGAGTGCAACCCATGTCTATGGTTTTGACGCAAATCACCTTCCGAATGAATCGCCGGCGACCTCGGCGTTTTATGACGGCGTCTCTGGCCATTGTGAAGCGGATGTTTATGGTGATGCTGCCCGTTATTTTCTTTCTTAGGTTCACTAATATCTTTAGCATCTTCTTTATTATCAGTTTCGGTCGGAACTGTATAAACAAACGGTCCGATCGGCATATCTTCATAATCCTTGAGTGACTCAAGAGTGTTCACAACGATTCTCATAGTTGGTCTTTGCTTTGGTCTATGACTCAGACACATATAAGCTAATGTGGCGGCTTTTCTTGCTCCGGTCTCCGAGAACTGACCTTCGAGTCTTGGATCCATGATCCGGCCGAGTTTCCGGGGGTCGTTTAATACTGGTCTAGCCCACTCTGCTAACTTTTGTTCTCTTTGTGGACGACTTTTGTCAACTGATCGTCTTCCTGTAAGTAGCTCTAACAGCACTACTCCGAAACTGTAGACGTCGCTTTTTGCTGTCAGATGACctgaaaataatcaaaattatgttAATATTTACGCGAACCAGTGGCAAAACTAGGATTATGTTTTAGAGACGGATGAAATTAGTAagttttttagggtttgtgtaatacaaaaatatcagaacaattaataaatggagacgaaaatgaataattgctgttttaacttttttgatcgctattcataaaaaaaaaaaaaaactttttgatTGCCGGCAATTATAATTATGCTTAATTTACAGGTAACTTGATGCGACGCGATATTTTATATGTcaaataagataaattttataatatattaacttATCATATTGCATAATATCAGCTTTAAACGAGCTATGAGTATATTTgtcactaaattaaaaaaacagttGACGTACTGATAAAGTTTTAAAGTTATAGTAATATATTAAACAAACGAACTATGGTTGTTAAGTATATAaatacattttacctttttaaaatgCAGGAGAATATATGGTAATTTGATCTAAACATGAGGGCATAATAGTAGTTATTGCTTAGAATTATCAAggctaatcccctgaaaaaccccccacctttcaatccccttcatttgcaccctcaccattcaaaatctccaattttacccaaatttccacttttcattttcaattgcaccctaaaaatattaaattagcactttttcactataaaaaagttcaaatcgataatttatattttaattcatagtCTAAATAGTCatcaatgtttaaatttcaacaataaaaacatatttcctaaaaatttaaaagttaaatttttttatataaaatataaatcaattaaaaatatcattaaatatggttttattgttgaaatttaaacattaaggactatttagaacatgaattaaaatataaagtatcgatttcaactttttttagtgacaaaagtccaatttaatacttttagggtgcaattgaaaatgaaaggtgataatttggataaaattgaagattttgaaaggtgagggtgcaaacgaagtGGGATTGAAAGGTGGAGGGATTTTTAGGAGTTAAGCCAATTATCAATTGAGATGATGAGCTAATTAACAAGAgttaattactccctccgtcccactctaattgacaaaatatggagtttttggtgtcctattctaattgacaaaactaacataactataattttattctttaattttccatctttaccctcatttaaaacCATGTCTTTTATAGAAAATGGTgagtatttaatgaaaatttaactaatatatactaatagcattaattagctccattatcaatagaagggtatataaataattttctatgtcatttattaatTTGTCTTGGTTATTgaaatatagttattttgtcaattagagtgggacggagggagtacttgaATAATTTTTAGTGCTGGGAGGTTAATGATTACCTGTCATGATATATTCAGGAGCAGCATAGCCTTGCGTTCCCATTACCCGAGTGGAAACATGTGTATCGGACCCTTCGGGACCATCTTTTGCCAAACCAAAATCTGAAAGTTTTGCGCTATAATCCTGTACGCATTAAACACAATCTAGTATTAGTCGAACACCAACGTTAATAATGTTAATTACTATAAGTTTATCTATATATAGATTTAATtaagatttaattaattaacttcaTTACCGAGTCCAACAATATATTTGATGCTTTGAAATCCCTGTAAATAACAGGCTTTTCTAACTCATGTAGGAAAGCAAGACCCTTTGCAGCTCCAAGTGCAATTTTCATTCTCGTTGACCATGGTAGCGATACAGAATATCCTGAAaaattaattaggttaattagtTCTTGATCAATCTGAAATAATTAAAGATTATCATAAACTAGCTtgtcattaataaaaaaaaaacatacttcTAAATAATTGGTTCTCTAAGCTGCCGCGTGGCATATATTCATAGACAAGAAGTCTATGTGCTTCTTCACAACAATAACCAATCAGCTTCACTAGGTGTGGATCTCTTAATTGCCCAAGAAATATCACTTCCGTCTGCCACAAGAAAcataaattaatcaattaaatttatataattttcttattatatatCAGAATTAGTTGAAGCAAAAAGCTATAACTCACCAACCACTCTCTATGACCTTGTAAACCGTCCAAATCCAAAAGCTTAACAGCAACAGACTGAGCCTTTATCAAACCCGGTCTAAGCTTATCATCAATAAAACCTTTATGAACCGGACCAAACCCGCCTTCACCCAGAAAGTTACTCGAAGAAAAGCTCTGGGTTATCACCTTCAGCTCTGCGAGAGTGAATACTTGAAGATTTGAGCCAGCAAGAGAAATGGAAAGATCTTCGGACAGTGAAGTACTAGGGTTACTTAGATCAGAAAATATCGAAAGTCTTGTGAATGaagtttgtttcgaaacctctTTCTTAGGTTTTATCGCTTTCTTTTCATCGCCGTGCGGTTTAAAACAAGTGGACACCATAGATATCCATTTAGCTTTGTGCACAGTCATTTTCTTGAATCAAATATAAAGAAATCAATGGTTCTTGaaatatatttgtttgtttGCGTTAGGGTTATGTTTTGAGTTCTTGAAAAAAGAATGGTGGGAGAAAGAATTTAGAATATTTGAGAGATGGTTTGGTGAGATTAGAGAGAATGAGATTAGAATgcttaaaaagagaaaaaataggCCAAAAAGGCaaataatattcaaatcaagCTCTCCAAACGCGGACATGGAGAAAGAGGTTTCCAACTCCTTTCTACCATACACTTGCTTtgattttttctatttattttcttGTGTCATTTCTTGTATTATTCTATATACTATATGGAATTATTCCAACTTTATATgcattatttatatatacatttgGAATTccaagatttttatttttatttgagtgTCTTGCTTTGCAATCTATGGGTAGTGAGTCATATAAGTCTTTTGTAGTTGGTTCAAGGAAAATGACAGGGCTATCCCTTctttattttatatgattaCAAGAAATAAAtcatagaaagaaaaatatattatctaTTTCAAACcgaattaatataaataatttaataggaAATTTCAATATTGATAACTAATTAAATCACTTTGTGcgaaaaattcttaaatatagTAATGTATGTCACGTTATCTGTGAATAGAGataataacaatataaaaatcttaaaattctaaatgtgtatataaataatatggtAAATAGAGTCTATATTATTAACCGCggttaaaaaatgaaaaccGTGCTTTATAACTATCTATCTTGGAAGATTGTTATCCAAGTAATGATGAAAATTGACATTCATACCTTGTTTTTTGTTAGGACATCAAGCCAtgtcttatttaatatttatggcAAATTGTCAACACATTTGATTAAGAGAAAGGGACTATACCTAATATTACTGGGAGAGCAATTTTgtcaaattgattaaaatatgtGTGATTATGGACTTTCAAAGCAAAAAAAGTAGGTATGATTGCAATATTTCATATGCTTCTAATTCTAGAGACTATGTCCTAGAAGCTTATTATTGTGTATCTCTACCAAATGACAGTACTATCCTCCATGCATGAACATATACTAAAATCTGATCTCAACCGCATGGACTGTGGACTTTTCAATTCTTGAGGATCTGATGGTCGCTAATTTCCGATGCAGTTGACCTTATAAATAAGTGAAGTGGGTCCTTAATATTGGAAGTTGAGGGGTCACCAAAAACATCTTGCTTAATCTTGCcttccttttatttttaggcgaaatgtcttaaaaaggccaaatctttcataaaagtttcacaaaagtcccgaccttttaattttgtcgattttggccaaaaataaattatttggtttcaattgtggccaactctcaatttgatttcaatttgcctatgtggagcctatgtgacgcttatgtggcatgccaaatattgaaaggtcaggacttttgtgaaaccaaataatctatttttggcaaaaatcgacaaaattgaaaggtcgggacttttgtgaaaccaaataatcaatttttggccaaaatcgacaaaattaaaaggtcgggacttttgcaaaacttttgtgaaaggtttggcctttttacaacatttggccttattTTTATGTACAAGCATTAGGACATACTAAGTATAATACTAAATTAAACTCAAGtggatataaattttaattgaaaacatATGGAACATAAATAAATAGTAATAAAtacaacattttaaaaaaaaataaaaaaagtatgtgttatttttaataaaatttactattttattttatttaagattacaattttattttattatgtaaaaaaaaaattaacatcttATTCTATTAAATCTCATGTATACTAAAGTTATCCTGAATATAAAAGGTTTATGAGGTAATTAAATGGATAATAATTGGCTAGAAAATGAATTTGGACCTTCTCAAATATTATTGACGAATTTGGGATGATGCACGAGCATCTAATTAATATATAGGGGTACTTTGGTCAATGAGAAAGTAGGTGAAATGGGTCCCATTTTTCATGTTTTTCTGTTAACAAAAGTCAACAGCGTTATTGTCTTTTTTCGCAATCTagaatttttcttaaaaaataaataatatcggCGGTCAACACGAAAGTCTTTTGACAGTATTGTTAAGGTAAAAACTAAAAAGCTTTAAAAATCATGCAGTTTGATcctcgtgatttttttttatttaatttaatgaaatgAGTTTGAATCAATTTGTGAGGACCAATCCAATTTAAATCAGAGACTTCCATATAAttagttaaaaatttaattgttttggctctctttagtactccctccgtcccactataattttttcttttaactttccatctttaccctcatttaaatttaaactttttatggaaaaaaggtgaatatttaatgagaaaTTAACTAagatactaatagcattaattagctccattatcaatagaGGGGTATACAAGTAACTATCTATGTatattagtttgtattggttattgtaatttactacctccgttcttttttagttgtccatttagccaatattgcacatatcaatatagtgcttcttttgtctcaatttataaagaaaaatactaatatagccctattagttaataaatgccttttaaattaaaacatagggtcatttattagggatgggtaaacttgaaagataagtagctaatatcacatggaattactaaatggacaactatttgtagacaaataaaattggctaaatggacaactaaaaaaaaacggagggagtagttattttgtcaattagagtgggacggagggagtatgattttttttttctcatttttgtgttttgtaAATGGTCAAAAAACTAGGGatgaaaaattcaattaaactcCAAAGTCCAACCACCTTACCTGAAATCTATGGCTATGTATAAATATGTGGAGTTTCACCAAACATCAAAATTGATTGTTGAAACTCATTTTACAGTAAAATTTGAATCCTCCAATCAAACATCACCATTGTTACTAAGAAATGATGAATAATTTAGGTATTTGTGTTAAACTGCTGCCACTTTATTATaaacgtgattaaattaagTTCAGTTGAACTACCAATGACTATAGCGTAAGAAATGTAACCTAACCTTGATCTTAAGATAGGTAAATGTGTAAATAGAGAATAAATTATCTCATAGATGTGTCACATTATTTTACAGCACATCTCTTACATTTATAAGTATGTGTATCaacattcaaaaaataaataaaatatgtgtatcatgttttaaatattttgttgttttaagaatgaaaataaaatttatcatttaatccatgtgataatttttttgatgaataatccATGTGGTAATTATTGACACGAAAATTCTATTGAATGAGTAATTACTTTAAGTATAGGAACAACCATTTAAAAATTGGACCAAAACCGGCCAGTTGTCTATTCCAACTgatcataaaaatttaaaaattaatctaatcaAATTGAATCTGATAGAAATTGATTTTTAGATCTAATTAATCCGACAGTCAAATCAGTGATCAACCGATGATTAAATCGTTTGTTCAACTGATTTCACAATAACTCATGATGTATAAAGCTTAACTTTTAACATATAATCTACTTAATCGGTTAAATAGACGGTTGAGCTTGTTGAATCAAAAAACCTATGGCCTTATTGATTCGTATGACAGTTTAGTTTCTACCATACTTTAAAGACAATGAATTAAGGAGAGAGGGGGTGGCATGGGTTGGCCATAGCCCCCTCcagtttttaaaaatgtaaaattaaaatttagtatctaaaattaataaatttcatgatttctttcttcctaattttaaaaattattcctttatataatatatactccctccgtcccactttagaagtcccatttgactttacacacagattaagaaaacattaattatccttgtcttttcatattttttcatgttttgcccctactAATAATAGTGGAATTTTTcatagaactcttttaagataactaaaataagggtaaaatagggtatttaatggaaaaaatttctaaaaatagtaatgggactttttaaatgggacattccaaaatggaatatgggacttcttaaacgggacggagggagtatatattataatttggtCCCTTCAAAGTTAAAATTCTAACTTTGTCACTATTTAGAGGGAGTTTATATTCATGTGTCTTTGTATATGTATTTATGATTTAATGAGaacattttatataaacttTCTCCATTAATTTATAGACAGACCAAGTTTACAATATTACAACACTAAATGTGTAAAAATTTGACAAATTACATTACATTATTgattttcttaaaatatcaTTGTTTTGTCTAGGGATGACATTATATATAATGTTTATGTGAGAATTTTTCATGCGAAATTACTGGTCAATTAAgtagttttatttttcaataataatattgaatCTTTTTTGCCCAAAATAAATAGACAAATACAATGTGTACGAAATGAGTAGAAATGCACAAATTCATGACTTTGTAGAGTCAAAATCTGACCTTCACAATATATTCCGCTGAAATTTTGAGCCAATGAATCATGTCCGTCATCATCATCATGTCAGCCTAACCCTGCCATTTGGAAATTTAATTGTGgggttattttttaaacaactTAAATGTGTAATTTTGGACAAAAAATTTACACTCATggtctatttattttattaaatattaccATATGGCTACATATATTAAGTTCAACTGAAGTATGACTTCTATTTCTTAGATTTATGGCCGCCCAAGATATATATATTGGCAATTATAATTTTgcataattgattttatttacataATGATATATTCAGAATTTTCCTTTCAAGACTTAATTGTAATAATACACTTGGATTTAAATTTTGGTGGCATGACACCGTAGGaatcatatttaaatttagtggaagttatataattactcaaagtattactaaaagataataattgtagttttaaattttttatttttttcaataatattACTCTTTTAATGAAGAATTGTGCAAAGAAATTAAGCAGCCACTTAAATTAGACAATTTCAAAtttctatttatattaatattgatCATATTATTCTATGCTCAATTGCTCATACTCTGAAAACAATTGTCAACTCTCgaattaaattttcttttcttaatcAGTACAGCTGATTTATCACgctaattacaatttttttttgtaattagcAAGATGCATATTTTCAGACATTTGCTaatactttaaataaaaaaataaaacttatcaacacataaaataattatagcaTATTAACgtgatatttattttttgtctcAGTATAATTACCCCTAGGATTGGGATTTCCtcgttcacgatctacaccgtatattacaaaatgaacgacatagataaaaaaatacaaatttaatcaaaataatttgagGAAATTTCAATCCTTACCCCTAACTATAGAGACATAATGGATGATTTTttaacaataattaaatttgaatttaattgtatgttttcaaaattttccagTTGATTTCCAATTTAAAAGTTGATTTTAGACCTCTAGAAAGTAGTAGAggtaaaattgaatttttgtgTACCTATTTATAgattttctttaaaattgagatcaattgataattttatgaagTAAATTGCAATCTTTAAAATATTGATGCGTTGATTTTGAACTATTAATGGACTTATTATTATTCAATTGATTGTTTCATTAAGTaattattcaataatttaattaaaaaacctGTTTATTAAAAATGGGTGATACAAGATTTTTCAACTCTAAACCCCAACATTTTAAACACCATAAATCTTAAATCCTAAACAGAcatataaattacaattttaaactttaaactctTATAAACTCCTAAACTCCGAACATCAAACATTGAATCCCAAATCCAAAACCCTAAAGCAAAACCTTAAGCCTTaaactctaaaatttaaaataataaactgTAAATTCTCATATCTAAATATTGTAAAGTATGGTTTATATTGTTGGGTATAATGTTTATGGATCTATGGTTTTAAGGTTTAAGGTTGAGATTTAGGGAATTGAAAGTTTGAAGTTTAAAGTTTAAGATTTAGGGTTTAAATTTAGAGTTTTTAAGTTTGGGGTTTAAGTTAGATATTAGATTTAGTTTAGTTTAGAATAGTAAAAGGTATATATTgtcttttaaactttcataaagaactatttatattttaaaagtctaatTCCGTATAACATAgattgtaaaattataaaataagagtAAATGAATTTTACATATtaagtttatttatattttttttcttaagagAAGGATTAATTTATACTGATTTTATATGTTTAAGGCATGATGACACCAAATAGACTTTAGAGCATGAATTGTTTTATCAAATTTCCAAAGACATATTTACATCTTTTGCTTAAAATTAGGattagttaattttatattaaatcaccatctttatatatattttatactaatcacaatttttaaaagttatcatACATAATCACCATCTTTCAAAGTTTTTCAAATCCATCACCGGTTTACAATCTAGCAAATTTTTTATGATTGGACTAACGGAAAATGACAACGCAGAAAATTGTTGTAAGTGTTAATTGCATATTAAATCACCACTTTatattctttttcaaatttatcgcaatctttttaaaaatcaaatctatCGCggaattttatttgaaattagcCGGACTTAAAACTgtaatagatttaattttttttaaatagtaattcTATTTGACAACTTTTAAATATCGTGAtctaaatgaaaataaatataaaaatggtAGATTTAATATGGAGTTAaccctaaaatttatatatataccaCTGTTTGCATTATATTTATAAGGAGTagtgttataaaaattcaccaactctACACATTTTGTCAATGTAATCACGCCTTTTAAAACttgtcataaaaatacaccaattttcattttttttcaaattcatacacggtgttgaggtgatactcattcattggttaatTTGCTGATGTGAatgtcatttttaaccaatgaataaATATCACATCAACCTACTGCCGTACTTCTCCAATTTAAGAATAGtctactaaattttttaaaaaatatattttttt is a window of Mercurialis annua linkage group LG2, ddMerAnnu1.2, whole genome shotgun sequence DNA encoding:
- the LOC126667730 gene encoding serine/threonine-protein kinase RIPK, which gives rise to MTVHKAKWISMVSTCFKPHGDEKKAIKPKKEVSKQTSFTRLSIFSDLSNPSTSLSEDLSISLAGSNLQVFTLAELKVITQSFSSSNFLGEGGFGPVHKGFIDDKLRPGLIKAQSVAVKLLDLDGLQGHREWLTEVIFLGQLRDPHLVKLIGYCCEEAHRLLVYEYMPRGSLENQLFRRYSVSLPWSTRMKIALGAAKGLAFLHELEKPVIYRDFKASNILLDSDYSAKLSDFGLAKDGPEGSDTHVSTRVMGTQGYAAPEYIMTGHLTAKSDVYSFGVVLLELLTGRRSVDKSRPQREQKLAEWARPVLNDPRKLGRIMDPRLEGQFSETGARKAATLAYMCLSHRPKQRPTMRIVVNTLESLKDYEDMPIGPFVYTVPTETDNKEDAKDISEPKKENNGQHHHKHPLHNGQRRRHKTPRSPAIHSEGDLRQNHRHGLHSPLHPNAKAA